The following nucleotide sequence is from Longimicrobium sp..
TCGGCATCGGCAAGGGCACGGTGACGCTGGACGACGTGATGCACACCAATCTGCTGATCGACATCGGCCACAACCCGGGGAGCTGCCATCCGCGGATGCTGTCGGCCATGCAGGAGCTGAAGCGGAACGGCGGCCGCATCATCGCCATCAACCCCCTCCCGGAAACGGGGCTCAACCACTTCAACAACCCGCAGGAGCTCAAGAAGCCGCTGCGTGCCCTGGGCGTGCTGACGGGCGCGGGCACCCCGCTGGCCGACCTGTTCGTTCCCGTGCGCATCGCGGGCGACGTGGCGCTGCTCAAGGGCGTGGTCAAGGAGATGCTCGAGGAGGAGCGCCGGTCGCCGGGCACCGTGTTCGACCACGCCTTCATCCGCCAGCACACGCACGGCTACGACGCCTTCATCGACGACCTGGGGCGCGAAAGCTGGCGGGTGATCATCGAGCAGAGTGGCGTCACGCGCGAAGAGATCAACCGCGTCGCGCAGATGGTGATGCAAAGCCGCACGGTGATCGTCGCCTGGGCAATGGGGCTCACCCAGCAGCCGCAGGCCGTGGCCGCCATCCAGGAAATTGTGAACCTGCTGCTGCTGAAGGGGAGCATCGGCAAGCCTGGGGCCGGGGCGCTGCCGGTGCGCGGCCACAGCAACGTGCAGGGCGACCGCACGGTGGGCATCTGGGAGCGGATGCCGGAAAAGTTCCTGGAGCGCATCGGCGAGGAGTTCGGCTTCGATCCGCCGCGCCACCACGGCTACGACACCGTGGAAACGCTCAAGGCCATGCACGCCGGCAAGGTGAAGGTGTTCCTGGGGATGGGCGGAAACTTCCTTTCCGCCGGTCCCGATACGGAGTACGCGGCGGAGGCCATGCGGCGCTGCCGGCTGACGGCGCAGGTTTCCATCAAGCTCAACCGTGGGCACCTGGTCACGGGGCGCACCGCGCTGATCCTCCCCACGCTGGGCCGTGCCGAGCGCGACGTGCAGGCGTCGGGGGTGCAGATCGTGTCGATGGAGAACTCGATGGGGATCGTCCACTCGTCCCGGGGAATGCTGGCGCCCGCGTCGGAGCACCTGGTCAGCGAGGTGGCGATCGTGGCGCGGCTCGCCAAGGCGACGCTGGGGGCGCGCAGCACGGTGGACTGGGATGCGATGGCGGCGGACTACGACATCATCCGCGAGCGCATCCAGCGGGTGATTCCCGGCTTCGACGACTACAACCGCCGCGTGCGCGAGCCGGGCGGCTTCTACCTTCCCAACCTGCCGCGCGACAAGCGCCAGTTCACCACCACCACGGGCAAGGCCAACTTCACCGTGCATCCCATCCACCGGGTGCAGCTGGAGCCGGGGCAGCTGATCATGATGTCCATGCGCAGCCACGACCAGTTCAACACCACGGTGTTCGGGCTGAACGACCGCTACCGCGGCATTCACAACGAGCGGCGCGTGGTGATGATGAATGCGCAGGACATCGGCGAGCAGGGGCTGCAGCCGGGGCAGGTCGTGGACCTGACGAGTCACTACGAGGGCGAGACGCGGGTCGCCCGGCGATTCATCGTGCTGTCGTATCCCATCCCGCGCCGCTGCGCCGCCACGTACTATCCGGAGGCGAACGTGCTGGTGCCCATCAACTCCGTGGCCGAGCGCAGCAACACGCCAACGTCCAAGTTCGTGATCATCACCGTCGCGCCGTCCTCGACGCAGGAGCGGTTCGACTACGACCACGTGGAGCAGGAACACCCGATGGCGCGGGCGTAGGAGCCGAAAAAGCAGTTTCACGCAGAGGTCGCAGAGGGAAAAGAGAGGACGCAGAGGAACTCACCGAGCCCTCTGCGTCCTCTCCGTCTTCTCTGCGTCCTCTGCGTGAAACTGCTTTTCATCTACGTAT
It contains:
- a CDS encoding FdhF/YdeP family oxidoreductase, yielding MTDRGNIDPQERLDLESRGSVEPEQGAIRGDDREKPQPDAWEAAKIGLASEEGVRQELVADGKHPATSADEASHGDVHAHTPEEFTGLKLGKVKRTAAGLKAVQVAMQYAVGEMGAVDGARMLLNLNQPGGLDCQSCAWPDPAPGERSGFAEYCENGAKVTAEENTRTLIPPEFFAQNSVAELSRRSDFWLAKQGRIAQPMVLREGATHYQPIDWDEAFQLLAAELNGLDSPDQAAFYTSGRTSNEAAFLYQLFVRQFGTNNLPDCSNMCHESSGAALTDAIGIGKGTVTLDDVMHTNLLIDIGHNPGSCHPRMLSAMQELKRNGGRIIAINPLPETGLNHFNNPQELKKPLRALGVLTGAGTPLADLFVPVRIAGDVALLKGVVKEMLEEERRSPGTVFDHAFIRQHTHGYDAFIDDLGRESWRVIIEQSGVTREEINRVAQMVMQSRTVIVAWAMGLTQQPQAVAAIQEIVNLLLLKGSIGKPGAGALPVRGHSNVQGDRTVGIWERMPEKFLERIGEEFGFDPPRHHGYDTVETLKAMHAGKVKVFLGMGGNFLSAGPDTEYAAEAMRRCRLTAQVSIKLNRGHLVTGRTALILPTLGRAERDVQASGVQIVSMENSMGIVHSSRGMLAPASEHLVSEVAIVARLAKATLGARSTVDWDAMAADYDIIRERIQRVIPGFDDYNRRVREPGGFYLPNLPRDKRQFTTTTGKANFTVHPIHRVQLEPGQLIMMSMRSHDQFNTTVFGLNDRYRGIHNERRVVMMNAQDIGEQGLQPGQVVDLTSHYEGETRVARRFIVLSYPIPRRCAATYYPEANVLVPINSVAERSNTPTSKFVIITVAPSSTQERFDYDHVEQEHPMARA